Genomic window (Methanocaldococcus sp.):
AGTTAAGGCAGTTTTAGAAGATGAAGATGACTATTTATATTACAATAATAAAATCAAAAGTAAAATCCCTTATCTAAAAAATTCATACTATGTAATTTTTTGTAAAGTAATTAGTAGAAAGTTTATTGAAAAAAATGATATTTTTGGCAAAAGTAAGATGATGATAGTAGAGGGAGAGGAGATAGATAGAGTTTATTTAAACAATCTTCCAAAACCTTACAATAGGGCTGATGGTTTATTAGTAGAGATGGCTGTTATATATTCAAGATTAACAAATAAAAATGTAAAATTAAATGAGAAAGATAAAAAGGAATTTATAAATGATTTAAATAAATATTTTTCAATAATTAAAAAAGTTGGTGGTTTAGAACATAAAAAATTGGCTGAAATAATGTTAAAAGAAATTTATAATTTAAAATAAAATTTAAGATTATTTTAAATCCATTAACTCCCAAATCTTTTTTAATGTAAAAATATCTATTTGCCCTGGTGCTGAACTCTTTCCTTTATAGGATGCAAAAGTGAGTATTGAACCAAAATAAACCCCTAATATTCTCGTTATCTTTCCTTTTTCTCCCATTCCAATACCTATAACTCTTCCAGAATATTTATTTATAACCTCTAAAATATTCAAAATATCATCTTTGTTATTTGCCATTGTTGCGAACTTCGCTATATCTCCAATTTTTAAAGATTCCTCTACAATATTGATTAATCTATCTTTGGAGGGAGTTTTATCAAAATCGTGATATGAAACAATTATTTTCGTTTTTGAATTTATTTCATCTCTAAAATTTACAATTTCTTTATTTTTTTGCTCTCTCAATTCAATATCAACATATTTAGCATTGCATTCTATCGCTTTTTTTATCAACATTAATCTTTTTTCATTATCTTCTTTCCAATATCCACCTTCCCAGTCTGGTCTAACTGTTATTATGCAAGGATATTTAGCGAGTTTTTTTATATCTTTTTCATTAACATTTTCCATAAAATCTATTCTAAACTCTACTAAATCAGCAATTTTTAGATATTCCTCTGCTTTTTTTATTGCTTCATTTATATTATTTTCAACAACTGGAAGGCATATCATATTCTCAACCTTTGACCTTCTACTATAAATAAGAATTTTAAATTATATAACTTTAATTTTATTAATCGTAAGGTTTATATAGGAGAAAACATAACAGGTAGATACATTTAATTTAATCTACCTAATTGTTGGTGATAATAATGCTTTTAGAATTCGTAGATTTAGATAATTGGGTTAAAAAAAGAGGAAGTATATTGTTTAATAAATTTAAATATGAACCATTTACCTTAGAAGAAGCAGATAAAGTTTTAAAAGAAGCTGGGATAGAAGCAGAGAATACAAAAGAACTTTTATCCATATTGAAAAGAAAAGGGATAGTTATTGCAAAGAAAGACCCTAAAGATAGAAGAAAAAGATTATATCAGTTTATTAAGTCAGCAAAGAAACCAACAAAAGATGATTTAATTAGAAATTTGAAATATTGTGCAGATTTAATTAGAACAAGTGTAGATTATAAAGTATTATTAGTATTTTTATTTTACAAGGCAGTCAGTGATAAATATCTTTCATTAGTTGAAAAATTTGTTAAAGATGGATACTCTAAAACGCAGGCTTATCTAATGTCAAATAGGAGTTATTTAAAGCTCTATGATGAAGATGAAGGAAAATTGTATGTTTGGCATGAAGTTGTAAAAAGCAGGGAAACAATAATGGAATTAGCAAATGCATTATACAAGATAGCAAATCTTAACGATAACCTTAAAGATTTATCTAAGTTAGTTGAGGTTTTGGGACTTATTGGGTTTATTAATGAGGACAATATGCATATTTTGGAGGAGTTGGTTAGAGTATATAATGAGATGGACTTTTCAGAGATTGACTATGATGCTATTGGAGATGCATATCAATGGATATTATCGTATTTTGCTCCTCAAAAGTGTAAAGAGGGGGAGGTTTATACACCAGTTGAGGTAGTTAGGTTGATAGTGAATTTGTTGGATATTGAGGAAGATGCTGAGGTTTTAGACCCTGCCTGTGGTAGTGGAACTATGTTAATTGAATCTTATAGATATGTTAAAGATAATTATGGAGGTGAGGTTTATCTCTATGGGCAAGAGAGAAATGAAATTATGGCAATTTTGGCAAAGTTGAATTTGATATTACATGGGATTGATAGTGAAGGCTACGAGATTTATGTGGGGGATAGTTTAAAAAACCCAAAGTTTGGAGAGGTTGATTATACTATTGCTAACCCTCCATGGAATTTAGACGGCTATAATGAGAATGTGTTAAAGGAAAATCCGGAGGTTAGAAAGATTTATAATACCTTTGTTAGAGGTGGCTACCCTCCTAAACAATCAGCAGATTGGGCTTGGGTTCAATTGATGATATATTTTGCAAGGAAAAAGGCAGGAATTGTTTTAGATAATGGGGCATTATTTAGAGGGGGAAAAGAGAAAAAGATAAGGAAGGAAATTGTTGATAAAGATTTAATTGAGGCAATTATTCTATTACCTGAAAAGTTGTTTTATAATGTTACTGCTCCAGGAATTGTAATGATTCTAAACAAAAATAAGCCAGAAGAAAGAAAGGGAAAGATTTTATTTATAAATGCATCTTTGGAGTTTGAAAAGCATCCAGATGTTAGGAGATTGAATAGATTAGGTGAGGAGAATATTGATAAAATTGTTGAAGTTTATGAAAATTGGGAGGATGTTGAAGGATTTAGTAGGGTTGTTGATTTAGAAGAAATTAGGAAGAATGATTACAATTTAAATGTAAGTTTATATGTATTCCCTAAGATTGAAGAAGAAGAGATAGACATTGAAGAGGTGTTTAAAGAATTAAAAGATATTGAGAAAGAGGAAAAAGAGGCTGTTAATGAAGTTATGGGATATGTTGAGGAGATTTTAAAAATCTATAATTAAATTTTTTAATTTAATTTTTTTGGAGGGATTTTTATGGAATTTTATAAAGAAACAAGATTTAAAAATTCAGAAATTGGAGAAGTGCCAGAGGATTGGGGGGTTGTTAGGCTTATTGATGTTGCAGAATATATTAATGGGTATGCATTTAGCCCCAAAGATTGGAAAGATAAAGGACTTCCAATAATTCGGATCCAAAATCTTAACGATCCAAAAGCTGAATTTAACTATTTTGATGGAGTAATTGATAATAAGTATATTGTAGAAAATGGGGATATATTATTTTCTTGGTCTGCAAGCATAGGAGTTTATATTTGGAATAGGGGTAGAGCAGTTTTAAATCAACATATATTTAAAGTTGTGCCAAAGAATAATGTTGATAGGCTTTTTCTTTATTATACTTTGTTTTTAGCAATAGAGCAATTAAAAAATAGGGTTCACGGCTCCACGATGAAACATTTCAAGAGAAGTGAATTAAATACTACATTTATTCCACTCCCACCCCTCGAAGAACAGAAAAAAATTGCAGAAGTTTTAAGTAATACAGATAAAGCAATTCAAAAAGTTGATGAGAGTATTGAAAAATTTGAAAAGTTAAAAAAGGGCTTAATGAATATTTTACTTAATGGAAAAGTAAGGATTAAGGTTGAAAATGGTAAATTTTATTTCTATAAAGAAACAAAGTTTAAAAATTCAGAGATTGGGGAAGTTCCCGAGGATTGGGAGGTTGTTAGGTTGGGGAAGATTGTTGAAATTTATGA
Coding sequences:
- a CDS encoding DUF447 domain-containing protein, with product MIYEVVIATKKDDKDNKAPIGIYFKDNKIIMHLFYGSHTYYNLLTENYFSVNVVHPIELVKAVLEDEDDYLYYNNKIKSKIPYLKNSYYVIFCKVISRKFIEKNDIFGKSKMMIVEGEEIDRVYLNNLPKPYNRADGLLVEMAVIYSRLTNKNVKLNEKDKKEFINDLNKYFSIIKKVGGLEHKKLAEIMLKEIYNLK
- the aroD gene encoding type I 3-dehydroquinate dehydratase, encoding MICLPVVENNINEAIKKAEEYLKIADLVEFRIDFMENVNEKDIKKLAKYPCIITVRPDWEGGYWKEDNEKRLMLIKKAIECNAKYVDIELREQKNKEIVNFRDEINSKTKIIVSYHDFDKTPSKDRLINIVEESLKIGDIAKFATMANNKDDILNILEVINKYSGRVIGIGMGEKGKITRILGVYFGSILTFASYKGKSSAPGQIDIFTLKKIWELMDLK
- a CDS encoding N-6 DNA methylase codes for the protein MLLEFVDLDNWVKKRGSILFNKFKYEPFTLEEADKVLKEAGIEAENTKELLSILKRKGIVIAKKDPKDRRKRLYQFIKSAKKPTKDDLIRNLKYCADLIRTSVDYKVLLVFLFYKAVSDKYLSLVEKFVKDGYSKTQAYLMSNRSYLKLYDEDEGKLYVWHEVVKSRETIMELANALYKIANLNDNLKDLSKLVEVLGLIGFINEDNMHILEELVRVYNEMDFSEIDYDAIGDAYQWILSYFAPQKCKEGEVYTPVEVVRLIVNLLDIEEDAEVLDPACGSGTMLIESYRYVKDNYGGEVYLYGQERNEIMAILAKLNLILHGIDSEGYEIYVGDSLKNPKFGEVDYTIANPPWNLDGYNENVLKENPEVRKIYNTFVRGGYPPKQSADWAWVQLMIYFARKKAGIVLDNGALFRGGKEKKIRKEIVDKDLIEAIILLPEKLFYNVTAPGIVMILNKNKPEERKGKILFINASLEFEKHPDVRRLNRLGEENIDKIVEVYENWEDVEGFSRVVDLEEIRKNDYNLNVSLYVFPKIEEEEIDIEEVFKELKDIEKEEKEAVNEVMGYVEEILKIYN
- a CDS encoding restriction endonuclease subunit S; translation: MEFYKETRFKNSEIGEVPEDWGVVRLIDVAEYINGYAFSPKDWKDKGLPIIRIQNLNDPKAEFNYFDGVIDNKYIVENGDILFSWSASIGVYIWNRGRAVLNQHIFKVVPKNNVDRLFLYYTLFLAIEQLKNRVHGSTMKHFKRSELNTTFIPLPPLEEQKKIAEVLSNTDKAIQKVDESIEKFEKLKKGLMNILLNGKVRIKVENGKFYFYKETKFKNSEIGEVPEDWEVVRLGKIVEIYDNKRVPLNEQEREKMKGPYPYCGANGILDYINNYIFDGEYILLAEDGGYWGKFENSAYIMNGKFWVNNHAHVLKALNGIAYNRFLMYILNFLDLTPYIVGSTRGKLNQKDMKNIKLPLPPIEEQQKIVEILSKIDKVIQLKKEKKEKLEKIKKYFMDNLLTGKVRIKL